CTTCCCTTTACTTCAATTTGCTTAGACGATTATCGGGAATTATATGAATACGTTCATTATAATTATCAGCGAAATTCATCTAATTATTGTATATTCTGCAATCCCCATAAAACTCTCAAACTCTTAACTGAATCAGCAACCGCTTATGCTATTCTTGATGGATATCCTATAAGCAAAGGACACGTTTTAGTCATTCCCAAACGTCATGTTAGCAATTATTTTGAACTACCATTGAAAGAGCAATCTGCTTGCTGGTTTATGGTGAACAAAGTACAAGAAATTCTCAAAAATGATTTTGAACCTGATGGCTTTAATGTAGGAATGAATATCAACCGAGCCGCCGGTCAAAATATTATGCATACCAGTATTCATATTATCCCTCGTTATAAAGGTGATACTGTCTCTACTAAAGGTGGAATTAGGAACGTTATTCCTAAAAAACAATAATTTTTTTACTAACAGCCTCCAGTCGCAAACTCGGATTTATAGCAAATATATAAATCTGGAAAACCTCTTCCTGATTTTACTATGCAAAACCTTTCCCTCTACAAATCGAGAGAAACTTGAACTAAAGTTCAAAATGGGGAGAGGTTCATCGAACTCACGTTCAGTTAGCCCAGATTGTCTGGTTCTATTCCCAGCGCTCTTAGTTGTTCTGTCAATTGTTGCACTCGTTGTTCTGCTTGTTGAGCGCGTTGTGCTTCTTGTTGAGCGCGTTGTGCTTCTTGTTGAGCGCGTTGTACTTCTTGTTTTATTTGTTCTGCGGGAGTGAGATACCGTTGTCCTTGCTCATCATACCAATACATCCATTCCCGCGTGACACCACAATAATTTCCCCTTTCGCAACCAATTCCTAAGCCAATTTCTGGCAGCCAAACGGGGTTTCCCTCTTGCAATTC
This genomic interval from Nostoc sp. KVJ3 contains the following:
- a CDS encoding bifunctional class I SAM-dependent methyltransferase/HIT family protein, which translates into the protein MKQQKNQFSHLTAIERSYLSFPAQFLLNKDLLQGKILDFGCGLGNDVKILRQKGFDITGYDPYYFPEYPHNKFDTIICCYVLNVLFTEEQTNVLMEVSHLLKPGGKAYYAVRRDLTKEGFREHYVHKKPTYQCIVKLPFTSICLDDYRELYEYVHYNYQRNSSNYCIFCNPHKTLKLLTESATAYAILDGYPISKGHVLVIPKRHVSNYFELPLKEQSACWFMVNKVQEILKNDFEPDGFNVGMNINRAAGQNIMHTSIHIIPRYKGDTVSTKGGIRNVIPKKQ